The following are from one region of the Qipengyuania flava genome:
- a CDS encoding serine hydrolase domain-containing protein, whose protein sequence is MQQSDRAQAQHTKHSSPVDEWTRGYVAPGFEPVANAFASAIQAQTALGAACTIIHRGEIVVDLQGGWREKARTQAWQCDDIALVYSLTKGLTGMAAAVAVSRGLFAYDEPVADIWPEFAAHGKGSITVGEALSEQAGLAAIDHKLTLDAIGDEETICAAIARQKPNWAPGRYSGNHAYTLGWIASELIHRRDPEGRRLPCFFNEEIAGPLGADVFLGLPDSFERERIARIQGFGLQDLFIHHTTMPWPLTFKMCLPGTLAFRTLNNPLILEGPGALDCEAFWRVGQGAAGGMASARGLAALYNAFAEGGEALGVTDEVMDTLKQGHAYPSGGLKDQILTADMYYSYGFEKPFSEWEYARTRSAFGSFAVGGSLAFADPDDGVAYAWITNQLGTGKWDDPREKIVRDAFYACLEMNA, encoded by the coding sequence ATGCAGCAGTCCGATCGCGCGCAAGCGCAGCACACAAAGCACTCTTCACCTGTCGACGAATGGACCCGCGGCTACGTCGCACCCGGTTTCGAACCGGTAGCGAATGCCTTTGCTTCCGCGATCCAGGCACAGACGGCGCTGGGGGCGGCCTGCACCATCATTCACCGGGGCGAGATAGTGGTCGATCTCCAGGGCGGCTGGCGCGAAAAAGCGCGCACGCAGGCCTGGCAGTGTGACGACATCGCGCTCGTCTATTCGCTTACCAAGGGCCTCACTGGCATGGCCGCTGCCGTCGCCGTGTCGCGCGGCCTGTTCGCCTATGACGAGCCGGTGGCCGACATCTGGCCCGAATTCGCCGCGCATGGCAAAGGCTCGATCACTGTAGGCGAAGCCCTGTCCGAACAGGCGGGCCTTGCCGCGATTGATCACAAGCTCACCCTCGACGCGATCGGTGACGAGGAAACCATCTGCGCCGCCATCGCGCGCCAGAAACCCAATTGGGCGCCGGGCCGCTATTCGGGCAACCACGCCTACACGCTGGGCTGGATCGCCAGCGAGCTGATCCATCGCCGCGACCCCGAAGGGCGCCGCCTACCGTGCTTCTTCAACGAGGAGATCGCAGGCCCGCTCGGCGCCGATGTCTTCCTCGGCCTGCCCGACAGCTTCGAGCGCGAGCGGATCGCGCGCATCCAGGGCTTCGGGCTGCAGGATCTCTTCATCCACCACACGACCATGCCCTGGCCGCTAACCTTCAAGATGTGCCTGCCGGGGACGCTCGCCTTCCGCACGCTCAACAACCCGCTGATCCTAGAAGGGCCCGGTGCCCTCGATTGCGAGGCATTCTGGCGCGTGGGTCAGGGCGCTGCCGGAGGCATGGCGTCGGCCCGCGGGCTTGCCGCGCTCTACAACGCCTTTGCCGAAGGCGGGGAGGCGCTGGGCGTCACCGATGAGGTGATGGACACGCTCAAGCAGGGCCATGCCTATCCCAGCGGCGGCCTCAAGGACCAGATCCTCACCGCCGACATGTATTATTCCTACGGCTTTGAAAAACCGTTCAGCGAGTGGGAATACGCCCGCACCCGCAGCGCCTTCGGCAGTTTTGCCGTGGGCGGCAGCCTAGCCTTCGCCGACCCCGACGACGGCGTGGCCTACGCCTGGATCACCAACCAACTCGGAACCGGAAAATGGGACGATCCGCGCGAGAAAATCGTGCGCGACGCCTTCTATGCCTGCCTGGAGATGAACGCATGA
- a CDS encoding hydantoinase B/oxoprolinase family protein yields the protein MSSGSASGAWRFAVDRGGTFTDVVALTPDGRLVTDKLLSENPGQYADAASEAVRRLMQRHGEGPIAEMRVGTTVATNALLERKGERLALAITEGFRDALRIGNQARPDIFARHIVLPEQLPSHVIEISERVSATGEVLTPLDDDRARAQFEQLRQDGFDALAIVLLHGWLYRDHEEHLAALAREAGFTQVSVSHEVAPLIRIVPRGDTTVVDAYLSPVLRRYTDGLQGGLPETGALRFMQSNGGLAEVGAFRGKDAILSGPAGGVVGMVAASAPLGHTKLIGFDMGGTSTDVAHYAGDYELTGDSVVAGVRVAAPMMHIHTVAAGGGSICQYDGGRFRVGPDSAGADPGPACYRKGGPLTVTDCNLFLGRIDPAFFPHVFGPDGTAPLDRDAARQRLEEIAERLPETTSLEEIAEGFLAIAVDNMANAIRKISVARGHDVTAYALACFGGAGGQHACRVADALGMETVLVHPLAGILSAYGIGIAPMKVIREASLVRPLSEDLAEALKPLEEEARAALVGQGIPASAITLTRSARLRFEGSDSLLTIACGQRDAMASDFRALHRQRFGYSDEEAPIIVEALSVEASGSAGGLGEAVAEPAEVRAQASGSWPTRDRASMREGESVQGPALIIDPSSTTVIEKGWEATRAEDGSLVLSRAQAAERAAAVGTQVDPVRLEIFNNLFMAIAEEMGVVLQATATSVNIKERLDFSCALFDRQGALIANAPHIPVHLGSMGDSVARVIEARGAARDGRGFKRGDAYVLNDPYRGGTHLPDITVIVPVFFEAESAEPDAFVAARGHHSDIGGIAPGSMPPESRTIEDEGVLIDNVLLVDEGRFCETEMRALLASATHPARNPDRNLSDLRAQLAACTRGMELLAATTREQGGAVITAYMDHVLANAEESVRRLLDRLEDGAFAYPMDNGAVVKVSIRIDRERRAATFDFSGTSDQLPGNFNAPKSITRAAALYVVRTLIDDAIPMNDGCLRPIELVVPEGSMLNPNPGAAVVAGNVETSQVVTDALFAATGRLAPSQGTMNNFTFGNSDHQYYETICGGSGAGIDHPGTSAVQTHMTNSRLTDPEILETRLPVRLDRFAIREGSGGEGAYSGGNGVERRITFLEAMRANMLANRREVAPKGICGGVDAAPGRNWVERADGTCEEIGATGSADMKPGDAFVILTPGGAGFGPPRPD from the coding sequence ATGAGCAGCGGTAGCGCATCTGGAGCCTGGCGTTTCGCCGTCGACCGTGGCGGGACGTTCACCGATGTCGTCGCGCTGACGCCCGATGGCCGGCTGGTCACCGACAAGCTGCTGTCCGAAAATCCGGGCCAATACGCCGATGCCGCGAGCGAGGCGGTGCGCCGCCTGATGCAGCGTCACGGCGAAGGGCCGATTGCCGAGATGCGCGTAGGCACGACGGTCGCCACCAACGCGCTGCTGGAACGCAAGGGCGAGCGCCTTGCGCTGGCGATTACCGAGGGTTTCCGCGACGCTCTGCGGATCGGCAACCAGGCACGGCCGGATATCTTTGCGCGGCATATCGTCCTGCCCGAGCAGCTTCCCAGCCATGTGATCGAAATTTCCGAGCGGGTTTCGGCGACTGGCGAGGTGCTGACACCGCTCGATGACGACCGGGCCCGCGCCCAGTTCGAACAGCTCCGCCAGGACGGCTTCGACGCACTTGCCATCGTCCTTTTGCACGGATGGCTCTACCGCGATCACGAGGAGCACCTGGCCGCCCTCGCCCGCGAAGCCGGCTTCACGCAGGTCAGCGTCAGCCACGAGGTCGCGCCGCTCATCCGCATCGTCCCGCGGGGCGATACGACCGTGGTCGATGCCTATCTGTCCCCGGTGCTGCGCCGCTACACCGACGGGCTGCAAGGAGGCCTGCCTGAAACCGGAGCCCTGCGGTTCATGCAGTCCAACGGAGGACTGGCCGAAGTCGGCGCCTTCCGGGGCAAGGACGCCATCCTTTCAGGCCCGGCAGGCGGCGTTGTCGGCATGGTCGCCGCCAGTGCGCCGCTCGGGCACACAAAGCTGATCGGCTTCGACATGGGCGGGACGAGCACGGACGTCGCCCACTACGCCGGCGATTACGAGCTGACCGGCGACAGCGTTGTCGCCGGCGTGCGGGTGGCCGCGCCGATGATGCATATCCACACCGTCGCGGCGGGCGGCGGCTCGATCTGCCAGTACGACGGCGGGCGCTTCCGCGTCGGTCCGGACAGCGCCGGCGCCGATCCCGGCCCGGCCTGCTACCGCAAGGGCGGCCCGCTGACGGTCACCGATTGCAATCTCTTCCTCGGTCGCATCGACCCCGCCTTCTTCCCGCATGTCTTCGGGCCGGACGGCACCGCACCGCTCGACAGGGACGCCGCGCGGCAGCGGTTGGAAGAGATTGCCGAGCGCCTTCCCGAGACAACGTCGCTCGAGGAGATCGCCGAAGGCTTCCTCGCCATCGCGGTCGACAATATGGCCAACGCGATCCGCAAGATCAGCGTAGCACGCGGGCATGATGTGACGGCCTACGCGCTCGCCTGCTTTGGCGGTGCGGGCGGGCAGCACGCGTGCCGTGTGGCCGATGCGCTGGGCATGGAGACGGTGCTGGTCCATCCGCTGGCAGGCATCCTGTCGGCCTATGGCATCGGCATCGCACCCATGAAGGTGATCCGCGAGGCAAGCCTCGTGCGTCCGCTCAGCGAAGACCTCGCCGAAGCGCTCAAGCCTCTGGAAGAGGAGGCGCGGGCAGCGCTGGTCGGTCAGGGCATTCCGGCAAGCGCGATCACCCTTACCCGCAGCGCGCGCTTGCGCTTCGAAGGCAGCGACAGCCTGCTGACCATCGCCTGCGGCCAACGCGACGCCATGGCGAGCGATTTCCGCGCCCTGCATCGCCAGCGCTTCGGCTATTCCGATGAAGAGGCGCCGATCATTGTCGAAGCGCTGAGCGTGGAAGCCAGCGGATCGGCGGGCGGCCTTGGCGAGGCGGTTGCGGAGCCCGCGGAGGTCCGCGCGCAAGCCTCGGGCAGCTGGCCCACGCGCGACCGCGCTTCGATGCGGGAGGGGGAGAGCGTGCAGGGCCCCGCCCTCATCATCGACCCGTCATCCACCACGGTTATCGAGAAGGGGTGGGAAGCGACCCGCGCGGAGGATGGCAGCCTCGTCCTCTCTCGCGCCCAAGCCGCCGAACGCGCGGCCGCCGTCGGAACGCAAGTCGACCCGGTCCGGCTCGAGATCTTCAACAACCTCTTCATGGCGATTGCCGAGGAGATGGGCGTTGTCCTGCAAGCCACCGCCACTTCGGTGAACATCAAAGAGCGGCTCGATTTCTCCTGCGCGCTGTTCGATCGCCAAGGCGCTCTAATCGCAAACGCACCTCACATCCCGGTGCACCTCGGCAGCATGGGCGACAGCGTTGCGCGGGTCATCGAGGCGCGGGGCGCTGCGCGCGACGGGCGCGGTTTCAAGCGCGGCGATGCCTATGTCCTCAACGACCCCTATCGCGGCGGCACGCACCTGCCCGACATCACGGTCATCGTGCCGGTGTTCTTCGAGGCCGAAAGCGCCGAACCCGACGCTTTTGTCGCTGCGCGCGGGCACCATTCGGACATCGGCGGCATCGCGCCCGGCTCCATGCCGCCCGAAAGCCGCACGATCGAGGACGAGGGCGTCCTTATCGACAACGTCCTGCTCGTCGACGAAGGGCGCTTCTGCGAGACAGAGATGCGCGCCCTGCTCGCCTCGGCAACCCATCCGGCGCGCAATCCGGACCGCAACCTTTCGGACCTCAGAGCCCAGCTTGCCGCCTGCACGCGGGGCATGGAATTGCTCGCGGCAACCACGCGCGAACAGGGCGGAGCGGTGATCACCGCATACATGGATCACGTCCTCGCCAACGCCGAAGAGAGCGTGCGCCGCCTGCTCGACCGGCTGGAGGACGGCGCGTTTGCCTATCCCATGGACAACGGCGCGGTAGTGAAGGTCTCCATCCGGATCGACCGCGAGCGGCGCGCGGCAACCTTCGATTTCTCGGGCACAAGCGACCAGCTGCCCGGCAACTTCAACGCGCCCAAGTCGATCACCCGGGCCGCCGCACTCTATGTCGTGCGCACGCTGATCGACGACGCGATCCCGATGAACGACGGGTGCCTCCGCCCGATCGAGCTGGTCGTGCCGGAAGGCTCCATGCTCAATCCAAATCCCGGCGCAGCCGTCGTGGCCGGCAATGTCGAGACGAGCCAGGTGGTCACCGATGCGCTGTTCGCCGCGACCGGCCGGCTGGCGCCGAGCCAGGGCACGATGAACAACTTCACCTTCGGCAATTCCGATCACCAGTATTACGAGACGATATGCGGCGGTTCGGGCGCTGGAATAGACCATCCGGGCACCAGCGCGGTCCAGACGCACATGACCAATTCGCGCCTGACCGACCCGGAGATCCTGGAAACACGGCTACCGGTGAGGCTTGATCGTTTCGCCATCCGCGAAGGCTCTGGCGGGGAAGGCGCATATTCCGGCGGAAACGGCGTCGAACGGCGCATCACCTTCCTCGAAGCGATGCGCGCCAACATGCTCGCCAACAGGCGCGAAGTGGCGCCGAAGGGCATCTGTGGTGGGGTCGATGCAGCGCCGGGACGCAACTGGGTCGAGCGGGCCGACGGCACGTGCGAGGAAATCGGCGCGACCGGGTCGGCCGACATGAAGCCCGGCGATGCCTTTGTGATCCTGACACCGGGCGGAGCAGGCTTCGGCCCGCCCCGCCCGGACTAG